The Nitrospirota bacterium genome window below encodes:
- a CDS encoding addiction module protein: MKKITATDTIALSIPERIQLVEDIWDTIATEAEAIELTEDEKRIIDERLEAYHRNPDLGSPWEDVYKRILNRQ; encoded by the coding sequence ATGAAGAAGATAACAGCAACAGATACTATTGCATTGTCAATACCTGAAAGAATCCAACTGGTAGAAGATATTTGGGATACAATAGCCACAGAAGCTGAGGCTATTGAATTAACAGAAGATGAGAAAAGGATAATTGATGAACGATTGGAGGCTTATCATAGAAACCCTGATTTAGGTTCTCCATGGGAAGATGTTTATAAAAGAATATTGAACAGACAATGA